From Argopecten irradians isolate NY chromosome 2, Ai_NY, whole genome shotgun sequence, the proteins below share one genomic window:
- the LOC138314337 gene encoding retinol dehydrogenase 12-like has protein sequence MTGRVIIITGANSGIGYRAAEQLCEAGNDVILACRSEERAKAAIEKIFKRSPNALATFMQCDVSDLASIRKFVDDFHATGKKLHVLVNNAGVYLSKDNRRQFSADNFELTMGTNHLGPFLLTHLLLEDLKKTAAEGEADCRIINVTSSLHDPASPPKNAARRQAFDVENFFMEKEGTYNNQLGYKNSKAAMVMTTYELAKRLQDTGVTVNTVCPGFIPSTELCRHAGSGQKFFIRYILGTMLRPVFKPVRTLEDGAKAVVDLIVNEEFKGVTGKYYKDMVETVSSEESRNEELQAAVYELSARYCHLEGYEPLDAPVPPPEEPKPSPKKSKKGKKAVVPEETAGPSGDNEAATEENKEPEDKTDDEIKFADEDDKPEEVTENKTEESKEEVKDSGNEEDVKDTGKEEEVKDTKIEEEVKEEVKEVSDAVKEDVKESEKEEEKEVEKVVEKGEEKEVEKEVEKEVETTKEMEPTEEGKKIAESSPITAEITVA, from the exons ATGACGGGGCGAGTGATTATTATAACTGGAGCAAACTCTGGCATAGGATACCGTGCTGCAGAGCAGCTGTGTGAAGCTGGGAATGATGTTATCCTGGCGTGTCGTAGTGAAGAACGGGCCAAGGCTGCCATAGAGAAGATCTTCAAACGCTCACCAAATGCACTGGCCACATTTATGCAG TGTGACGTGAGCGACCTTGCCTCAATAAGGAAATTTGTCGACGATTTCCATGCCACAGGGAAGAAATTACATGTTTTGGTGAACAATGCTGGTGTATATCTCTCCAAAGACAACCGCAGACAATTCTCAGCCGATAACTTTGAGCTCACCATGGGAACTAATCACCTTG GGCCATTTCTGTTGACACATCTATTACTGGAGGATCTGAAGAAGACCGCAGCAGAGGGCGAGGCTGATTGCCGTATCATCAACGTAACATCGTCCCTTCATGATCCAGCATCTCCCCCAAAGAATGCTGCAAGGA GGCAGGCATTTGACGTGGAGAATTTTTTTATGGAGAAGGAAGGTACCTACAACAACCAGTTGGGATACAAGAACTCTAAAGCTGCCATGGTAATGACTACATACGAGTTAGCTAAGCGGCTACAGGACACAGGTGTAACGGTCAACACAGTCTGTCCAG GTTTCATACCGAGTACAGAGCTATGTCGACATGCTGGCAGTGGCCAGAAGTTTTTTATACGATACATTCTTGGTACCATGCTGCGCCCAGTGTTTAAACCTGTCAGGACCCTAGAGGACGGTGCTAAAGCTGTGGTGGACCTGATTGTAAACGAAGAGTTTAAAG GTGtgacaggtaaatattacaAGGATATGGTAGAGACCGTATCCTCGGAGGAGTCGAGAAATGAAGAGCTACAGGCGGCAGTTTACGAGCTGAGTGCCCGCTACTGTCACTTGGAAGGTTATGAACCTCTTGATGCACCTGTCCCTCCCCCTGAGGAACCCAAACCAAGCCCTAAAAAGTCAAAGAAGGGAAAGAAAGCTGTGGTTCCAGAGGAAACAGCTGGCCCAAGTGGAGACAATGAGGCAGCGACGGAGGAGAACAAAG AACCAGAAGATAAAACTGatgatgaaattaaatttgCTGACGAGGACGACAAACCAGAAGAAGTTACTGAAAACAAGACAGAAGAATCAAAGGAAGAAGTGAAGGATTCTGGGAATGAGGAAGACGTCAAGGATACAGGGAAAGAAGAAGAGGTGAAGGACACAAAGATAGAAGAGGAAGTGAAAGAAGAGGTAAAGGAGGTGAGTGATGCTGTCAAAGAGGACGTAAAGGAATCTGAGAAAGAAGAGGAGAAAGAAGTGGAGAAAGTAGTTGAGAAAGGTGAGGAGAAAGAAGTAGAGAAAGAAGTGGAGAAAGAAGTAGAGACAACAAAGGAAATGGAACCTACAGAGGAAGGGAAGAAAATAGCAGAATCGTCTCCCATCACAGCGGAAATTACTGTAGCTTAG